From a single Kitasatospora azatica KCTC 9699 genomic region:
- a CDS encoding DUF3090 domain-containing protein → MPRQVFFYDQPERFVAGTVGQPGSRAFFLQASARGRITSVLLEKTQVAALAERVEEVLDEALRRSGGQAPIPAVAPVELVDTAPLDLPLEQEFRVGTMALAWDAGDGFLVVEAQAVVEDAEEEDAEVTFEDEENGPDMLRVRLTGAMARVFAKRALDLVAAGRKPCPFCNLPLDPEGHLCPRQNGYKR, encoded by the coding sequence GTGCCCCGACAGGTCTTCTTCTACGACCAGCCCGAGCGGTTCGTGGCCGGTACCGTCGGCCAGCCCGGCTCGCGGGCGTTCTTCCTGCAGGCCAGCGCGCGCGGCCGGATCACCAGCGTGCTGCTGGAGAAGACGCAGGTCGCCGCCCTCGCCGAGCGGGTCGAGGAGGTGCTGGACGAGGCGCTGCGGCGCAGTGGCGGCCAGGCGCCGATCCCGGCCGTGGCGCCGGTCGAACTGGTCGACACCGCGCCGCTGGACCTGCCGCTGGAGCAGGAGTTCCGGGTCGGCACCATGGCGCTGGCCTGGGACGCGGGTGACGGGTTCCTGGTGGTCGAGGCGCAGGCGGTGGTGGAGGACGCCGAGGAGGAGGACGCCGAGGTGACCTTCGAGGACGAGGAGAACGGCCCGGACATGCTGCGGGTGCGGCTGACCGGGGCGATGGCCCGGGTCTTCGCCAAGCGGGCCCTCGACCTGGTGGCGGCCGGGCGCAAGCCCTGCCCGTTCTGCAACCTGCCGCTGGACCCGGAGGGCCACCTGTGCCCGCGCCAGAACGGTTACAAGCGCTGA
- a CDS encoding ATP-binding domain-containing protein: MSQTHDPADGAEPGESQVPEPRSSRSADLAALTEAIRAVERRTPGAPSAPAAARRPEPAPGPAPEPSAEPSVERESQGSADPQPEAPAAAAAASAPATAPGIATAPVAAFGDTSSVAELLAAGGAPAAAVPALAGAALTAFGEGAAQLLREDPWSLLALPGVRPEQADGFARALLGPAAGPGDPRRGQALAGWLLEQAALRGHSALEATELRAGLAKLGLPDPDQALQDAVQDGRVMPFQEEETGPGARELGEDEEPPMRMLLALERLALAEDAAADGLVRLISTFEPAEAAEAADAAQDDELADAAQPDEPADAAQSAESWEAAATTASPSAAALIRAVAANGLVLHTGDAASRGELAELLGAARELRLRARAAAWTEYGRDALADPDSLTLAELLAPGGVERAEDGTLALDLLIVQDAPLLDLELAATLVESLGDGTRLVLSGDPGQLWSTGPGRLFADLLAAKPCPVVASRTPDLGPIGELVSGIGIGELQSVEAPGKEVVILTARDAGEAVHRAVQLLTDSIPRALSIPAEQTVLLTPGHGGAAGTRALNAAAKAALNPGPGRFAGFDPGDRVVYSPLPGVNRPGTVLDGDAAGLRLALTDGAELLLPPAQVDRLRHGWALTVHQALGRRWPGGVVVLPEDAAAGLTRQWVYTAFGRAERHLSVVHAAGPALAQAVAERPGTARTTRLRGLLAEAEG, from the coding sequence GTGAGTCAGACGCACGACCCGGCCGACGGAGCGGAACCCGGCGAGAGCCAGGTGCCCGAGCCGCGGTCCTCGCGCAGTGCCGACCTCGCCGCGCTGACCGAGGCGATCCGCGCGGTGGAGCGGCGCACGCCTGGAGCGCCGTCGGCGCCGGCTGCCGCACGCAGACCCGAGCCTGCACCTGGGCCTGCACCCGAGCCCTCGGCCGAGCCCTCGGTCGAGCGCGAGTCCCAGGGCTCGGCCGATCCTCAGCCGGAAGCTCCCGCTGCGGCCGCCGCGGCGTCGGCGCCCGCCACGGCTCCGGGGATCGCCACGGCTCCGGTGGCCGCCTTCGGTGACACCTCGTCCGTCGCCGAACTGCTCGCCGCCGGCGGTGCGCCCGCTGCCGCCGTCCCCGCGCTGGCCGGGGCCGCACTGACCGCCTTCGGCGAGGGCGCCGCGCAGTTGCTGCGCGAGGACCCGTGGTCGCTGCTCGCGCTGCCCGGGGTGCGCCCCGAGCAGGCCGACGGCTTCGCCCGGGCCCTGCTCGGCCCGGCGGCCGGCCCCGGCGACCCGCGACGCGGGCAGGCGCTGGCCGGCTGGCTGCTGGAGCAGGCCGCGCTGCGTGGTCACTCCGCGCTGGAGGCCACCGAGCTGCGGGCGGGCCTGGCGAAGCTCGGCCTGCCCGACCCCGACCAAGCCCTGCAGGACGCCGTGCAGGACGGCCGGGTGATGCCCTTCCAGGAGGAGGAGACCGGGCCCGGGGCGCGCGAGTTGGGCGAGGACGAGGAGCCGCCGATGCGGATGCTGCTCGCGTTGGAGCGGCTGGCACTGGCGGAGGACGCGGCGGCGGACGGGCTGGTCCGGCTGATCTCCACCTTCGAGCCCGCCGAGGCTGCTGAGGCCGCCGACGCCGCCCAGGATGACGAGCTCGCCGACGCTGCCCAGCCCGATGAACCTGCTGACGCTGCCCAGTCCGCCGAGTCCTGGGAGGCCGCGGCGACCACCGCTTCGCCCTCGGCCGCCGCGCTGATCCGAGCCGTCGCCGCCAACGGCCTGGTCCTGCACACCGGCGACGCCGCCTCCCGCGGCGAGCTGGCCGAGCTGCTCGGTGCCGCGCGCGAGCTCCGCCTGCGGGCCCGCGCAGCCGCCTGGACCGAGTACGGCCGGGACGCGCTGGCCGACCCCGACTCGCTGACCCTCGCCGAACTGCTCGCCCCCGGCGGGGTGGAGCGCGCCGAGGACGGCACCCTCGCGCTCGACCTGCTGATCGTCCAGGACGCCCCGCTGCTCGACCTCGAGCTCGCCGCCACCCTGGTCGAGTCGCTCGGCGACGGCACTCGGCTGGTCCTCAGCGGCGACCCCGGCCAGCTCTGGTCGACCGGCCCCGGGCGACTCTTCGCCGACCTGTTGGCCGCCAAGCCCTGCCCCGTGGTCGCCTCCCGCACGCCCGACCTCGGCCCGATCGGCGAGCTGGTCTCCGGGATCGGCATCGGCGAGCTGCAGAGCGTCGAGGCGCCGGGCAAGGAGGTGGTGATCCTCACCGCCCGCGACGCCGGCGAGGCCGTCCACCGGGCCGTCCAGTTGCTCACCGACTCGATCCCGCGCGCGCTGTCCATCCCCGCCGAGCAGACCGTGCTGCTCACCCCCGGCCACGGCGGTGCGGCCGGTACTCGGGCGCTCAACGCCGCCGCCAAGGCCGCGCTGAACCCCGGCCCCGGCCGGTTCGCCGGCTTCGACCCCGGTGACCGGGTCGTCTACTCGCCGCTGCCCGGGGTCAACCGTCCCGGCACCGTGCTCGACGGCGATGCCGCCGGCCTACGGCTCGCCCTGACCGACGGGGCGGAGCTGCTGCTGCCGCCCGCCCAGGTCGACCGGCTGCGGCACGGCTGGGCGCTGACGGTCCATCAGGCCCTCGGTCGGCGCTGGCCGGGCGGCGTGGTGGTGCTGCCCGAGGATGCGGCCGCCGGGCTGACCCGGCAGTGGGTGTACACCGCCTTCGGCCGGGCCGAGCGGCATCTGTCCGTGGTGCACGCCGCCGGGCCCGCGCTGGCCCAGGCCGTCGCCGAGCGGCCCGGCACTGCGCGCACGACACGGCTGCGGGGGCTGCTGGCCGAGGCCGAGGGGTAA
- the mshC gene encoding cysteine--1-D-myo-inosityl 2-amino-2-deoxy-alpha-D-glucopyranoside ligase: protein MHAWPASEVPALPGQGLPLRIHDTATGGIREVVPQGDTARLYVCGITPYDATHLGHAATYNTFDLVQRVWRDAGHDVLYVQNVTDVDDPLLARAVETGQDWTALAERETALFREDMTALRILPPAHYIGAVESIPWIVPLVKKLLASGAAYELDGDIYYSVAADPRFGEVSRLDREQMLQIFAERGGDPERPGKRDPLDALLWLSARSGEPAWDTELGHGRPGWHIECVAIALEYLDMGFDIQGGGSDLAFPHHEMGAAHAQTATGVHPFARAYVHAGMVALDGHKMSKSRGNLVFVSALRREGVDPAAIRLALLSQHYRADWEWTKSTLDEAVERLARWRAAVSRPDGPSAEQLLAEVRAALAEDLDAPAALAAVDRWAEQQAATGGEDIGAPGLVSRTVDALLGVAL from the coding sequence ATGCATGCCTGGCCCGCCTCCGAGGTTCCCGCCCTGCCTGGTCAGGGACTGCCCCTGCGTATCCACGACACCGCCACCGGCGGTATCCGCGAGGTGGTGCCGCAGGGCGACACCGCCCGGCTGTACGTCTGCGGCATCACCCCCTACGACGCCACCCACCTGGGCCACGCCGCCACCTACAACACCTTCGACCTGGTCCAGCGGGTCTGGCGGGACGCCGGCCACGACGTGCTGTACGTGCAGAACGTCACCGACGTGGACGACCCGCTGCTCGCCCGCGCGGTGGAGACCGGCCAGGACTGGACGGCGCTCGCCGAGCGCGAGACGGCCCTGTTCCGCGAGGACATGACCGCGCTGCGGATCCTGCCGCCGGCCCACTACATCGGCGCCGTCGAGTCGATCCCGTGGATCGTCCCGCTGGTCAAGAAGCTGCTGGCGTCCGGCGCCGCGTACGAGCTGGACGGCGACATCTACTACTCGGTCGCCGCCGACCCCCGGTTCGGTGAGGTCTCCCGGCTGGACCGCGAGCAGATGCTGCAGATCTTCGCCGAGCGCGGCGGTGACCCCGAGCGCCCCGGCAAGCGGGACCCGCTGGACGCGCTGCTCTGGCTCTCGGCCCGCTCCGGCGAGCCCGCCTGGGACACCGAGCTCGGGCACGGCCGCCCCGGCTGGCACATCGAGTGCGTGGCGATCGCGCTCGAGTACCTGGACATGGGCTTCGACATCCAGGGCGGCGGCAGCGACCTGGCCTTCCCGCACCACGAGATGGGCGCCGCGCACGCCCAGACCGCCACCGGTGTCCACCCGTTCGCGCGGGCCTACGTGCACGCCGGCATGGTCGCCCTGGACGGGCACAAGATGTCCAAGTCGCGCGGCAACCTGGTCTTCGTCTCCGCGCTGCGCCGCGAGGGCGTGGACCCGGCGGCGATCCGGCTCGCCCTGCTCTCCCAGCACTACCGCGCCGACTGGGAGTGGACCAAGTCCACCCTGGACGAGGCCGTGGAGCGGCTGGCCCGCTGGCGCGCCGCGGTCTCCCGGCCGGACGGGCCGTCGGCCGAGCAGCTGCTCGCCGAGGTGCGGGCGGCGCTGGCCGAGGACCTGGACGCGCCGGCCGCGCTGGCGGCGGTGGACCGCTGGGCCGAGCAGCAGGCCGCCACCGGCGGCGAGGACATCGGCGCGCCGGGCCTGGTCTCGCGCACCGTGGACGCGCTGCTGGGTGTGGCCCTCTAG
- a CDS encoding LLM class F420-dependent oxidoreductase, with protein sequence MRLGINLGYWGLGLDADNIAVAQEADRLGYSVCWAAEAYGSDAATVLSFVAARTERIDVGSAIFQIPARTPAMTAMTAATLDALSGGRFRLGLGVSGPQVSEGWYGVKFDKPLARTREYVEIIRKAMSRERLTHEGANWTLPLPGGPGKALKLTVHPVREHIPLYIAAIGPKNLEQTGEIADGWLGIFFSPEPEHAALSLDPLRAGRAKVGKTLDGFDLCPTVNIAVGEDVAALADGLRSYAALYIGGMGSKEKNFYNQLARRMGYEQAAEEVQQRYLAGDKEGAAAAVPHELIDAFSLLGSKERIADRMRAYADAGVTTLTLAPAGWTLDERITALRTGVEALELAGLA encoded by the coding sequence ATGCGACTCGGCATCAACCTCGGTTACTGGGGCCTCGGCCTGGACGCCGACAACATCGCGGTGGCCCAGGAGGCCGACCGGCTCGGCTACTCGGTCTGCTGGGCCGCCGAGGCCTACGGCTCGGACGCGGCGACCGTGCTCTCCTTCGTGGCCGCCCGGACCGAGCGGATCGACGTCGGCTCGGCGATCTTCCAGATCCCGGCCCGCACCCCGGCGATGACCGCGATGACCGCGGCCACCCTGGACGCCCTCTCCGGCGGCCGGTTCCGGCTCGGCCTCGGGGTGTCGGGGCCGCAGGTCTCCGAGGGCTGGTACGGCGTCAAGTTCGACAAGCCGCTGGCCCGCACCCGGGAGTACGTGGAGATCATCCGCAAGGCGATGTCCCGCGAGCGGCTCACCCATGAGGGCGCCAACTGGACGCTGCCCCTGCCCGGTGGCCCGGGCAAGGCGCTGAAGCTGACGGTGCATCCGGTGCGTGAGCACATTCCGCTGTACATCGCGGCGATCGGCCCGAAGAACCTGGAGCAGACCGGCGAGATCGCCGACGGCTGGCTCGGCATCTTCTTCTCGCCCGAGCCCGAACACGCCGCGCTCTCGCTGGACCCGCTGCGCGCCGGGCGGGCCAAGGTGGGCAAGACGCTGGACGGCTTCGACCTCTGCCCGACCGTCAACATCGCGGTCGGCGAGGACGTCGCGGCGCTCGCCGACGGGCTGCGCTCCTACGCCGCGCTCTACATCGGCGGGATGGGCAGCAAGGAGAAGAACTTCTACAACCAGCTGGCCCGCCGGATGGGCTACGAGCAGGCCGCCGAGGAGGTCCAGCAGCGCTACCTGGCCGGCGACAAGGAGGGCGCGGCGGCGGCCGTGCCGCACGAGCTGATCGACGCCTTCTCGTTGCTCGGCTCCAAGGAGCGGATCGCGGACCGGATGCGCGCCTACGCGGATGCCGGGGTCACCACGCTGACGCTGGCCCCGGCCGGCTGGACGCTGGACGAGCGGATCACCGCGCTGCGCACCGGCGTCGAGGCGCTGGAGCTGGCCGGACTGGCCTGA
- a CDS encoding chaplin, translating to MLAGAGVASAHGGASAEGAALNSPGVLSGNQVQVPVHIPVNLCGNTISVIGLLNPAFGNECEND from the coding sequence ATGCTGGCCGGTGCGGGCGTCGCCTCGGCGCACGGTGGCGCGAGCGCCGAGGGTGCTGCGCTCAACTCGCCCGGCGTGCTGTCCGGCAACCAGGTCCAGGTCCCGGTGCACATCCCGGTGAACCTCTGCGGCAACACGATCAGCGTGATCGGCCTGCTGAACCCGGCGTTCGGCAACGAGTGCGAGAACGACTGA
- a CDS encoding chaplin: protein MATGSVLASTAGYAYAAADADGAAAGSPGVGSGNSVQVPVEAPVNLCGNTVDVVGLLNPAYGNQCANSSPQHGGHHKGGGEHGGDHGGGGSQAGGGDHTGGSDQGSGGQGTSGGDTPGGGSQNGSQNGSQGGSENGSQNGPGTPSRGGPGVPGIPTAGSSASGVSQGSPGVGSGNNGQVPVDIPANVCGNSVDVIGALNPVMGNDCANQAPAAHTPAQPPTSTPATPAPPTEVKGVSGTRTPAQPAAAPVSAPAVAEVAQQVPGQRLASTGMDGLGIIAPAGLALLIGGGVLYRRSRTAA from the coding sequence GTGGCCACCGGCAGCGTGCTGGCCTCCACCGCAGGCTACGCCTACGCGGCGGCCGACGCCGACGGGGCCGCGGCCGGCTCCCCGGGCGTCGGCTCGGGCAACAGCGTGCAGGTGCCGGTCGAGGCGCCGGTCAACCTGTGCGGAAACACGGTGGACGTGGTCGGGCTGCTGAACCCGGCCTACGGCAACCAGTGCGCCAACAGCTCCCCGCAGCACGGCGGGCACCACAAGGGTGGTGGGGAGCACGGCGGCGACCACGGCGGTGGCGGCAGCCAGGCCGGCGGCGGCGACCACACCGGTGGCAGCGACCAGGGGAGCGGCGGCCAGGGCACCAGCGGCGGTGACACCCCGGGCGGCGGCTCGCAGAACGGTTCGCAGAACGGGTCGCAGGGCGGTTCGGAGAACGGTTCGCAGAACGGACCGGGCACCCCCAGCCGGGGCGGCCCGGGCGTGCCCGGCATCCCGACCGCCGGCAGCTCCGCCTCCGGTGTCAGTCAGGGCTCCCCGGGCGTCGGCTCGGGCAACAACGGGCAGGTCCCGGTGGACATCCCGGCCAACGTCTGCGGCAACTCCGTCGACGTCATCGGCGCGCTCAACCCGGTCATGGGCAACGACTGCGCCAACCAGGCGCCCGCCGCCCACACGCCGGCCCAGCCGCCGACCTCGACTCCGGCGACCCCGGCTCCGCCGACCGAGGTCAAGGGCGTCAGCGGTACCCGCACCCCGGCGCAGCCCGCCGCCGCTCCGGTGAGCGCACCGGCGGTGGCCGAGGTGGCGCAGCAGGTGCCGGGCCAGCGGCTGGCTTCCACGGGTATGGACGGGCTCGGCATCATCGCGCCCGCCGGCCTCGCGCTGCTGATCGGCGGTGGGGTGCTCTACCGCCGCTCCCGCACCGCCGCCTGA
- a CDS encoding M20/M25/M40 family metallo-hydrolase, which produces MSESELTGGARVSGESEVAEICRDLIRIDTSNYGDHSGPGERAAAEYVAEQLAEFGLEPKIIESAKGRASTVVRIEGEDRSRPGLLIHGHTDVVPANADDWTYHPFSGEIADGCVWGRGAVDMKDMDAMTLAVVRDRLRTGRKPPRDLVLAFLADEEAGGTYGARYLVDKHPELLEGVTEAIGEVGGFSFTVNDKARLYLIETAQKGMHWMRLTVEGRAGHGSMENNDNAITELCEAVARLGRHQFPLRITKTVEAFLNELSDALGVRLDPNDMDETLRVLGGIAKMIGTTLRNTAQPTMLGAGYKVNVIPGQATAHVDGRFLPGYEEEFLAELDSVLGPRVKRESVHSDKAIETSFDGALVEAMQSALRAEDPIARAVPYCLSGGTDAKSFTDLGIRCFGFAPLQLPPELDFAGMFHGVDERVPVEGLKFGVRVLDRFIDAC; this is translated from the coding sequence ATGAGCGAGTCGGAACTGACGGGCGGGGCGCGAGTGAGCGGGGAGTCGGAGGTCGCCGAGATCTGCCGCGACCTGATCCGGATCGACACCAGTAACTACGGCGACCACTCGGGGCCGGGGGAGCGGGCCGCGGCGGAGTACGTGGCGGAGCAGCTGGCCGAGTTCGGTCTCGAGCCGAAGATCATCGAGTCCGCCAAGGGACGGGCCTCGACAGTGGTTCGGATCGAGGGGGAGGACCGGTCGCGGCCGGGTCTGCTGATCCACGGGCACACGGACGTGGTGCCGGCCAACGCCGACGACTGGACCTACCACCCGTTCTCGGGCGAGATCGCGGACGGCTGCGTCTGGGGGCGCGGCGCGGTGGACATGAAGGACATGGACGCGATGACCCTGGCAGTGGTCCGCGACCGGCTGCGGACCGGGCGCAAGCCCCCGCGCGACCTGGTGCTCGCCTTCCTGGCGGACGAGGAGGCGGGCGGCACGTACGGGGCCCGGTACCTGGTGGACAAGCACCCGGAGTTGTTGGAGGGCGTCACCGAGGCGATCGGTGAGGTGGGCGGCTTCTCCTTCACCGTCAACGACAAGGCGCGGCTCTACCTGATCGAGACGGCCCAGAAGGGCATGCACTGGATGCGCCTGACGGTCGAGGGCCGGGCGGGGCACGGCTCGATGGAGAACAACGACAACGCGATCACCGAGCTCTGCGAGGCGGTGGCCCGGCTCGGTCGGCACCAGTTCCCGCTGCGGATCACCAAGACCGTCGAGGCGTTCCTGAACGAGCTGTCGGACGCGCTGGGCGTGCGGCTCGACCCGAACGACATGGACGAGACGCTGCGGGTGCTCGGCGGGATCGCCAAGATGATCGGCACCACGCTGCGCAACACCGCGCAGCCGACCATGCTGGGCGCCGGCTACAAGGTCAACGTGATTCCGGGGCAGGCCACGGCGCATGTGGACGGGCGGTTCCTGCCGGGGTACGAGGAGGAGTTCCTGGCCGAGCTGGACAGCGTGCTCGGGCCGCGGGTGAAGCGGGAGAGCGTGCACTCGGACAAGGCGATCGAGACCAGCTTCGACGGGGCGCTGGTGGAGGCGATGCAGTCGGCGCTGCGGGCCGAGGACCCGATCGCGCGGGCGGTGCCGTACTGCCTGTCGGGTGGGACGGACGCGAAGTCGTTCACCGATCTGGGGATTCGCTGCTTCGGGTTCGCGCCGCTGCAGCTGCCGCCGGAGCTGGACTTCGCCGGGATGTTCCACGGGGTGGACGAGCGGGTCCCGGTGGAGGGGCTGAAGTTCGGTGTGCGGGTGCTGGACCGTTTCATCGATGCCTGCTGA
- a CDS encoding histidine phosphatase family protein, whose amino-acid sequence MPTLLLVRHGRSTANSSGILAGWTPGVDLDETGRAQADKLVDRLAGVPLAQAVSSPLERCRQTLAPLLAARPELGEPTLDDRFGECHYGEWTGRPLSELAQEPLWRTVQDHASAAAFPGGESLRALSHRTVAAAREWDEKIAAEHGPDAIWLACTHGDVIKAIVADALGLHLDHFQRINVDPCTVTVIRYTPLRPFLLRMGDTGDLTSLRAKAPAGGDAVIGGSTGADAVIGGSTGADAVIDGSTGADAVVGGSTGADAVG is encoded by the coding sequence ATGCCCACACTGCTGCTGGTACGCCATGGCCGGTCGACCGCGAACTCCTCCGGGATCCTCGCCGGTTGGACTCCCGGGGTGGACCTGGACGAGACCGGCCGGGCGCAGGCGGACAAGCTGGTCGACCGGCTCGCCGGCGTGCCGCTGGCGCAGGCGGTGAGCAGCCCGCTGGAGCGCTGTCGGCAGACCCTGGCCCCGCTGCTGGCGGCCCGCCCCGAGCTGGGTGAGCCGACCCTGGACGACCGGTTCGGCGAGTGCCACTACGGGGAGTGGACCGGACGCCCGCTCAGCGAGCTGGCGCAGGAGCCGCTCTGGCGCACGGTCCAGGACCACGCCTCGGCCGCGGCCTTCCCCGGCGGGGAGTCGCTGCGCGCGCTCAGCCACCGCACGGTGGCGGCGGCCCGCGAGTGGGACGAGAAGATCGCCGCCGAGCACGGCCCGGACGCGATCTGGCTGGCCTGCACCCACGGCGACGTGATCAAGGCGATCGTGGCCGACGCGCTCGGCCTGCACCTGGACCACTTCCAGCGGATCAACGTGGACCCCTGCACGGTCACGGTGATCCGTTACACCCCGCTGCGGCCGTTCCTGCTGCGGATGGGCGACACCGGAGACCTCACCTCGCTGCGGGCCAAGGCCCCGGCGGGTGGCGACGCGGTGATCGGCGGCTCCACCGGCGCCGACGCGGTGATCGGCGGCTCCACCGGCGCCGACGCGGTGATTGACGGCTCCACCGGTGCCGACGCGGTGGTCGGCGGCTCCACCGGGGCCGACGCCGTAGGGTGA
- a CDS encoding SCO1664 family protein, whose protein sequence is MTDIPEADPATGAALAADVPAALELLRAGTLTVHGQLTDASNAALYCSVALDGVEALCVYKPVRGERPLWDFPDGTLAGREVAAYELAAATGWAPIPPTVLRDGPYGSGMVQIWVEPDPQAAPLLALQDPSGPEPGWLPIVEAEVGQGRTALLVHLDDQRLRRLAVVDAVLNNADRKGGHLLSAADGRIYGIDHGVTFAATGKLRTLLWGWAREPLTEEAVEMLRRLGGELDGALGKRLAPHLTAVELTATRERVAELLRTGRHPLPSQEWPSIPWPPV, encoded by the coding sequence ATGACCGACATACCGGAGGCCGACCCGGCCACCGGCGCGGCGCTCGCCGCCGACGTGCCGGCCGCCCTGGAGCTGCTGCGCGCCGGCACCCTGACCGTGCACGGGCAGCTCACCGACGCCTCCAACGCCGCGCTCTACTGCTCGGTCGCACTGGACGGGGTCGAGGCGCTCTGCGTCTACAAGCCGGTCCGCGGCGAGCGCCCGCTCTGGGACTTCCCGGACGGCACCCTGGCCGGCCGCGAGGTGGCCGCCTACGAGCTGGCCGCCGCCACCGGCTGGGCGCCGATCCCGCCCACCGTGCTGCGCGACGGGCCGTACGGCAGCGGCATGGTGCAGATCTGGGTGGAGCCCGATCCGCAGGCCGCGCCGCTGCTCGCGCTGCAGGATCCGAGCGGCCCCGAGCCGGGCTGGCTGCCCATCGTCGAGGCCGAGGTGGGCCAGGGCCGCACCGCGCTGCTGGTGCACCTGGACGACCAGCGGCTGCGCCGCCTGGCCGTAGTGGACGCGGTGCTCAACAACGCCGACCGCAAGGGCGGGCACCTGCTGTCCGCCGCCGACGGACGGATCTACGGCATCGACCACGGTGTGACTTTCGCCGCCACCGGCAAGCTGCGCACCCTGCTCTGGGGCTGGGCCCGCGAGCCGCTGACCGAGGAGGCGGTGGAGATGCTGCGGCGCCTCGGCGGTGAGCTGGACGGTGCTCTCGGCAAGCGGCTGGCCCCGCATCTGACGGCGGTTGAGCTGACGGCCACTCGGGAACGGGTGGCGGAGTTGCTGCGCACCGGCCGACACCCGCTGCCGTCCCAGGAGTGGCCGTCCATCCCCTGGCCGCCGGTCTAG
- a CDS encoding aldo/keto reductase, producing the protein MEKRHLGRTGLRVSRLGLGTMTWGRDTDEHEAAEQLKEFVDAGGTLVDTADVYADGGAEYLLSRLTDTLIPRSELVIATKAGSVPDSDRRFDTSRGRLLAALDASLRRLGTDHIDLWQVHAFDPATPTEETLHALDLAVSSGRARYVGVSNFSGWQLAKAATWQRCAPGRVPLAATQMEYSLLQRGIEREVLPAALDAGLGLLASSPLGRGVLTGKYRHGVPQDSRGASPYLSGFVQPYLGERSRRIVDAVATAADGLASSPLAVALSWVRDRPGVSSAIVGARTAAQLHAALSVEALTLPDEIRGALDDISAPVRRYPDQDWNEL; encoded by the coding sequence ATGGAGAAGCGTCATCTGGGCCGCACCGGCCTACGGGTCTCTCGACTCGGCCTGGGCACCATGACCTGGGGCCGCGACACGGACGAGCACGAAGCCGCCGAGCAGCTCAAGGAGTTCGTCGACGCCGGCGGCACCCTGGTGGACACCGCCGACGTCTATGCCGACGGCGGCGCCGAGTACCTGCTCTCCCGACTGACGGACACTCTGATCCCGCGCTCCGAACTGGTCATCGCCACCAAGGCCGGCAGTGTCCCCGACTCCGACCGCCGGTTCGACACCTCGCGCGGCCGGCTGCTCGCCGCCCTGGACGCCTCGTTGCGCCGGCTCGGCACCGACCACATCGACCTGTGGCAGGTGCACGCCTTCGACCCCGCCACCCCCACCGAGGAGACCCTGCACGCCCTCGACCTGGCCGTCAGCTCCGGGCGGGCCCGCTACGTCGGGGTCTCCAACTTCAGCGGCTGGCAGCTGGCCAAGGCCGCGACCTGGCAGCGCTGCGCGCCCGGCCGGGTGCCGCTGGCCGCGACGCAGATGGAGTACTCGCTGCTGCAGCGCGGCATCGAGCGCGAGGTGCTGCCCGCCGCGCTGGACGCCGGGCTCGGGCTGCTCGCCTCCTCACCGCTCGGCCGCGGCGTGCTGACCGGCAAGTACCGGCACGGCGTCCCGCAGGACTCGCGTGGTGCCTCCCCCTACCTGTCCGGCTTCGTGCAGCCCTACCTCGGGGAACGCTCGCGGCGGATCGTGGACGCCGTCGCCACGGCGGCGGACGGCCTGGCGAGCAGCCCGCTGGCGGTGGCCCTCTCCTGGGTCCGCGACCGGCCCGGGGTGAGCAGCGCGATCGTCGGCGCGCGGACGGCGGCACAGCTGCACGCGGCGCTGTCGGTGGAGGCGCTTACGCTTCCGGATGAGATCCGCGGTGCGCTGGACGACATCTCGGCGCCGGTGCGTCGCTACCCTGATCAGGACTGGAACGAACTGTGA
- a CDS encoding DUF5703 family protein, which produces MTPPKLVRQPEYEYQSLRMPRGTSRNAARQLLTEHAEYGHWELDRLRLFPDGSRTVLLRRRIIRQIRSW; this is translated from the coding sequence TTGACCCCACCGAAGCTGGTCCGGCAGCCAGAGTACGAGTACCAGTCCCTGCGCATGCCGCGCGGCACCTCGCGCAACGCGGCACGGCAGCTACTCACCGAGCACGCCGAGTACGGGCACTGGGAGCTGGATCGGCTCCGACTCTTCCCTGATGGCAGTCGGACCGTCCTGCTGCGCCGCCGGATCATCCGGCAGATTCGCAGCTGGTGA